A window of Puntigrus tetrazona isolate hp1 chromosome 11, ASM1883169v1, whole genome shotgun sequence contains these coding sequences:
- the rbm34 gene encoding RNA-binding protein 34 has translation MKKKQLVKSDGGDAGDYKVGQVSSSLFPEKHNTGALSSLFSSTSSASTLVFVPAPKTESKIEAAPSDVKAQGHIQKPEKTPKRLSAAEKQLQDRESALQNADDEEQTTVKKVKRKRADETDDTTQERPAKHRETVKNMAEERIKMKRTVFVGNLPPSCSKKMLLSLFKEAGAVESVRFRSVVQEDPTMSRKVAAIQRKVHPKKQNINAYIVFKEEEAAAGALKWNGQEIQPGFHIRVDRVSQHSGHDHKRSIFVGNLPYDIMELPLREHFEDCGSVKAVRLVRDRASGMGKGFGYILFESPDSVMLALKLDGSKLLDRKIRVKRSVKKEKEKRAPPGQPSRFRGSRANLGRKQTPASSFKGEMADPAARRGKGLKKKFKQKKKKPNVHI, from the exons ATGAAGAAGAAGCAGCTTGTAAAGAG TGATGGTGGGGATGCTGGAGATTACAAGGTCGGTCAGGTGTCCAGCAGCCTGTTCCCAGAGAAACACAACACCGGAGCTTTATCCTCTTTATTCTCCTCCACATCGTCTGCTAGTACTTTAGTCTTTGTTCCCGCACCGAAG ACTGAATCTAAAATCGAAGCGGCGCCGTCTGACGTTAAAGCTCAGGGTCACATTCAGAAACCGGAGAAGACTCCAAAGAGGCTCTCAGCGGCCGAGAAGCAGCTTCAGGACCG AGAGAGCGCTCTACAGAATGCAGATGATGAAGAACAAACGACTGTGAAGAAGGTCAAGCGTAAGCGTGCTGATGAAACGGACGACACGACTCAAGAGCGGCCTGctaaacacagagagacagtGAAGAACATGGCAGAGGAGCGGATTAAAATGAAACGAACAGTGTTTGTAGGGAACCTGCCTCCAAGCTGCTCAAAGAAG ATGCTTCTGTCTCTGTTCAAGGAGGCCGGAGCCGTCGAGTCGGTCCGCTTCCGTTCAGTG GTTCAAGAAGACCCAACTATGTCCCGAAAAGTAGCGGCTATTCA gagaaaagttcacccaaaaaaacagaatattaatgCTTACATCGTCTTCAAGGAGGAAGAAGCAGCTGCTGGAGCTCTGAAATG GAACGGGCAGGAGATCCAGCCGGGTTTTCACATCCGAGTGGACCGTGTCTCTCAGCACAGTGGC CATGATCATAAAAGGTCCATATTCGTGGGAAACCTCCCGTACG ATATAATGGAGCTTCCGCTGCGCGAGCACTTCGAGGATTGTGGGAGTGTGAAGGCCGTGCGTTTGGTGCGAGACCGAGCGTCTGGGATGGGCAAGGGCTTCGGCTACATCTTGTTCGAG AGCCCAGATTCGGTGATGCTGGCTCTGAAACTCGACGGCTCCAAGCTACTGGATCGAAAAATCAGAGTCAAGCGATCcgtgaagaaagaaaaagagaagcgAGCACCTCCAGGCCAGCCTTCACGATTCAGGGGATCCAGAGCAAATCTTGGCAGGAAGCAAACACCGGCCTCGTCTTTCAAAGGAGAGATGGCGGATCCTGCCGCCAGAAGGGGCAAAGGACTGAAAAAGAAATTTaagcagaagaaaaagaaaccaaacgttcatatttaa
- the tomm20b gene encoding mitochondrial import receptor subunit TOM20 homolog B, giving the protein MMGGSSSRIAAGLGAALFVGYCIYFDRKRRSDPNYKNKLRERRKKQKAAQEKAGLSKLPDLKDAEAVQKFFLEEIQLGEELLAQGDYEKGVDHLTNAIAVCGQPQQLLQVLQQTLPPPVFQMLLTKLPSISQRIVSAQSISDDDIE; this is encoded by the exons ATGATGggcggcagcagcagcaggatcGCGGCTGGTTTGGGAGCAGCGCTCTTCGTCggttactgcatttatttcgaCAGAAAGAGACGGAGTGACCCGAACTACAAGAACAAACTACGAGAAC GAAGGAAAAAGCAGAAGGCTGCTCAGGAGAAAGCTGGATTATCGAAG TTACCAGACCTGAAAGACGCTGAAGCCGTTCAGAAGTTCTTCCTGGAGGAGATTCAGCTCGGAGAAGAGCTCCTGGCTCAGG gtgacTATGAGAAAGGCGTGGATCACCTGACGAATGCGATCGCTGTGTGTGGTCAGCCTCAGCAGCTCCTTCAGGTTCTTCAGCAAACCCTTCCTCCTCCGGTCTTCCAGATGCTCCTCACCAAACTCCCGTCCATCAGTCAG CGTATCGTCAGCGCTCAGAGTATCAGCGACGACGACATCGAGTAG